In Arcobacter sp. CECT 8983, the DNA window TCTGTAACATACCATTGTAGTAAGTTATAAGTAGCATGGTCTTTATCTTTCATAGCTAAATCACTTAAGATATTTAAATTTTTACTCATCATTTGTTCATGAGCAAGAGATTTTTTAAATACATCAAGTAAAGATTTATATTCAACTTTTACTTCATCAATAGAAGGTAGTTTTATTTCAACATCTTGATCTTCAAGATATTTAAATAGTTTCATTCCATGGGCAATTTCTTCTTGGTATTGAATTAAAAACCAATTTGAGGCACCATTAAAACCTTCTTTAGCAGAGTATGCACTCATTCCTAAATAAATGTAAGCAGAATGATATTCCTTGTTAAGTTGCTCAATTAAAGCTTTTTGTAGTTCTTTACTAATCATATTTACTCCTTTTATATACTGATTATAACAAGTAATAATAATAGTTTGTTTAAAACTAACATAACTAAACTTTAGCTAAAATCAGCAAAAATTAAAATAGGATATTTTTATGGCAATTTATACATGTGGACATACGACTCCTGATTCAGATTCTATTTGTTCAGCGATTTCGTTAGCTTATTTATTAAATAAAATTGGAAGAGAAGCAACACCTGCAAGACAAGGTCCTGTTTCTCCTGAGACTCAATTTATTTTAGATAGATTTGGGTTTGAAGCACCTGAGCTTAAAACTGAATTTGCTGGTGAAGAGATTTTTATCACTGATTATTCTGATAGAGGGCAAGCTCCTGCTGATATTGATGAGGCTACTATTGTTGGAATTGTTGACCATCATAAATTAGGTGATTTAACTACTTCAACTCCACTTGAATGTTGGATTAGACCTGTTGGTTGTACAAATACAATTGTAAAAGAGATGTATGATTATCATAAAGTTGAAATTCCTGCAAATATTGCTGGAATAATGCTTTGTGCAATTCTTTCTGATACTGTTATATTTAAATCACCAACTTGTACTCCTATTGATATTGAAGTTGTAAGAGAACTTGCTTCTATCGCTGGTGTTGAAGATTTTGGTGCTTTAGGTATGGAAATGTTTAAAGTAAAATCAGCAGTTGAAGGTGTACCTGTTAGAGAACTGATTTTAAGAGATTACAAACCATTTGATATGCATGGTAGTGCCGTTGGTATTGGTCAATTAGAAGTTGTTGATTTAGCAATTTTTGATTCTGTTAAATCATTATTACAAGCAGATTTAGATGCATTAAGAATCGAAAACAACTTACATACTGCATGTTTACTTTTAACTGATATTATGAAAGAAGGTTCAGAAGTACTTGTTTCATCTTCTGACCCAGCAGTATTTGAAAAAGCATTTGATGTAAAACTAGAAGATGGAAAAGTTTGGTTAGACGGTTGTCTTTCAAGAAAAAAACAAATTATTCCTTTCTTAGAACCAGCATTTGCATAAAATAAAGAAGAACTTTTTAGTTCTTCTTATCTACAATGAAAACAAAAATTTTTAAATCTTCAAAACTAAATTTTTTGGAACTAAGATATATAAAAGATATAACTCAATGTCAAAAAATGCATTTACATGAAGAGCTTACAATTACAGCCATAAAAGAGGGTTCTTTACATATAAGTTTTAATGACTCTTTTAAAATATTAAATCCCAATGAAATAGCAATAATCAATTCAAATACAATCCATAATGCGATACTAAATAGTGAAATTGTAAAAGATGGATATGTTTTATATATAGATAAAACCTACTTACAAAGCTTGAATTTAGGTATATCTTTAGATTATACTTTTTTACAAGATGATAAAAACAGTTTTATAAATTTGTGCGAAGTATTATTGGCTGAAGATATCTCTTTATTGGAAAAAGAAGAGATATTTGTAGAGTTTTGTTTAAGCACTTTTTCTTTTCAAGAAGATATAAAAGAAGTAGAGAAAAACTCTTTAGCTGCAAAAATAAAAAACTATCTTGATGAAAATTTTTTGGAAGATATTGTTTTAGAAGATATCTCAAAAGAGTTTGATATAACTGTTGTACATCTAATAAGAGTCTTTAAAAAGCAGTTTGGTTTAGCCATTCACTCATACATAATCAATAAAAAAGTTCACAAAGCAAAAGAACTTTTAAACTCAAATTTACCCATTATACAAGTGGCTTTACAAAGTGGTTTTTTTGATCAAAGCCATTTAAATAGAAGTTTTAAAAGAGTATTTCAAATAACACCAAAACAATTCCAAAAAAACTTAATTTCATAAATGTTAATTTTGTACAAGATTTAAATTCTTTTATTTTATATACTTAGTCAAATAAAAGGAGAAAGTATGAATAGTATAAAAAAATATAATCATATTCAAACAAATAATCTACTCTTTACCCTCTTACTCACTAAATAATCTTTAAATCAAACCTTATTAATTTTTGTCGCAAATATTTGCAAAATATATAAATTCATGGAGAATAAAATGACATATAAAAAATATAGACAATATCCTATTGTCAAAGATTTCGTACGTACTTGGCCAAATAATCAAATCACAAAAGCACCTATTTATGGAAGTGTTGATTTAAGAGATGGAAACCAAGCTTTGGTGAATCCTTTAAATATCGAGCAAAAGTTAGAGTATTTTAATACTTTAGTAAAAATGGGATTTAAACAAATAGAAGTAAGTTATCCAAGTGCTAGTGATACTGATTTTAATTTTACTAGAAAATTGATTGAAGAGAATCTAATACCTGATGATGTTGCTATTCAAGTATTGATTCCAGCAAAAAAAGAGTGGATAAAAAGAAGTGTTGAAGCTATGAGGGGAGTAAAAAATGGAATTTTTCATCTATACAATCCCACAAATGAGTTCCAAAGAAGAGTAGTTTTTCAAAAAAGTGATGAAGAGATAATCTCTATGGCAGTTGAGTCTATGAAATATTTAGTAGAACTTACAAAAGATTTTAAGGGAAATGTTACATATGATTATTCCCCGGAGAGTTTTTCTCAAACCAATTTAGAGTTTGCAGTAAAAATATGTAATAAAGTAATTGATGTAGTTAGACCAACAAAACAAAACAAGATGATAATAAACTTGCCAAATACTTTAGAAGCTTGTACTGCAAATATTTATGCAGATAGAATAGAGTGGATGTGCAATAATTTAAATAATAGAGAAGCCCTTATAATAAGCGTGCATCCACACAATGATAGGGGAACTTCAGTAGCTTCAGCAGAACTTGCAGTTTTAGCAGGAGCAAATAGAATAGAGGGAACTTTATTTGGAAATGGAGAGAGAGCAGGGAACTTGGATTTAGTAAATTTTGCATTTAAT includes these proteins:
- a CDS encoding ferritin, which codes for MISKELQKALIEQLNKEYHSAYIYLGMSAYSAKEGFNGASNWFLIQYQEEIAHGMKLFKYLEDQDVEIKLPSIDEVKVEYKSLLDVFKKSLAHEQMMSKNLNILSDLAMKDKDHATYNLLQWYVTEQVEEEATVKEIIDHIKLVGDNGYGLYTIDKELGARVFKDPTN
- a CDS encoding manganese-dependent inorganic pyrophosphatase, with the translated sequence MAIYTCGHTTPDSDSICSAISLAYLLNKIGREATPARQGPVSPETQFILDRFGFEAPELKTEFAGEEIFITDYSDRGQAPADIDEATIVGIVDHHKLGDLTTSTPLECWIRPVGCTNTIVKEMYDYHKVEIPANIAGIMLCAILSDTVIFKSPTCTPIDIEVVRELASIAGVEDFGALGMEMFKVKSAVEGVPVRELILRDYKPFDMHGSAVGIGQLEVVDLAIFDSVKSLLQADLDALRIENNLHTACLLLTDIMKEGSEVLVSSSDPAVFEKAFDVKLEDGKVWLDGCLSRKKQIIPFLEPAFA
- a CDS encoding AraC family transcriptional regulator, coding for MKTKIFKSSKLNFLELRYIKDITQCQKMHLHEELTITAIKEGSLHISFNDSFKILNPNEIAIINSNTIHNAILNSEIVKDGYVLYIDKTYLQSLNLGISLDYTFLQDDKNSFINLCEVLLAEDISLLEKEEIFVEFCLSTFSFQEDIKEVEKNSLAAKIKNYLDENFLEDIVLEDISKEFDITVVHLIRVFKKQFGLAIHSYIINKKVHKAKELLNSNLPIIQVALQSGFFDQSHLNRSFKRVFQITPKQFQKNLIS
- a CDS encoding 2-isopropylmalate synthase encodes the protein MTYKKYRQYPIVKDFVRTWPNNQITKAPIYGSVDLRDGNQALVNPLNIEQKLEYFNTLVKMGFKQIEVSYPSASDTDFNFTRKLIEENLIPDDVAIQVLIPAKKEWIKRSVEAMRGVKNGIFHLYNPTNEFQRRVVFQKSDEEIISMAVESMKYLVELTKDFKGNVTYDYSPESFSQTNLEFAVKICNKVIDVVRPTKQNKMIINLPNTLEACTANIYADRIEWMCNNLNNREALIISVHPHNDRGTSVASAELAVLAGANRIEGTLFGNGERAGNLDLVNFAFNLHSQGIDSKLDLSIIDEVKKMYENLTKLNINPRHPYVGDMIFTAFSGGHQDAIKKGIDFYRKNSCQEWNVPYLPIDPKDIKRGYEDVIRVNSQSGKGGVAFIISEFFGDKLDNQDAKEFGLLVKKESDKVQRELSKEEIIELYEGYKKR